GACCCGATTCCCCGGCCGCGTGCGCAACTCGCCGCTGGCGGAAAGCACGATTGTCGGTACCGCGGTCGGGCGTGCGCTCGCCGGCGGCCGGCCCATCGTCTTCCTTCAGTTCGCGGACTTCTTTCCGGTCGCCTACAACCAGCTCGTCGCAGAACTGGCGGCGATCGAGTGGCGCACCGGTGGCCGTTACCGCGTGCCGGTAATCGTTCTGGCGGTTGCCGGAGGGTATCGGGCGGGGCTGGGGCCGTACCACGCACAGAGCCCGGAAGCACCGCTGGCCGCAATGCCCGGACTGGATGTGCTGATGCCCTCCACCGCCGCCGACGCGGCCGGTCTGCTGCGCGCCGCGTTCGATGAGGCGCGGCCGACCGTGCTGCTCTACCCCAAGGCATTGCTGAACGACCGCCAACGGGGTGCTCCCGCAGACGTTCGTGCCTACGTGCCGGTGGGCCGGGCACGAAGGGTCCGGGGGGGAAACGATCTCACACTCGTCGGCTGGGGCAACACCGTGCCGCTGTGCGAGGAGGCCGCCGCGGCGCTCGCCGACGCCGGCGTCCAGACCGAGGTGCTGGATTTGCGCTCACTGGTTCCGTGGGACCGCGAGATGGTCCTGGCCAGCGCCCGCCGCACCGGTCGGCTGATCGTCGTCCATGAGGCCCCCCCCGTCTGCGGTCTGGGTGCCGAAATCCTCGCGACGGTTGCCGAACACTCGGGGACCCCGGTGGCAATGGCGCGAATCACCGGCCCCGACTCACTGCCCCCCTTCCACGAGCAGCTCCACCGTTCCGTGTTGCCGTCTTTGCGACGGATTCTAGAAGTCGCCGCTCCGATGCTTGGCCTTGAACTTTCGTGGGAACGCCCGCACGCGGATCCGCCGGGCCGGCTGACTGTCGCGGCCACGGGATCGAGCCCTTCAGATGAAAACATCCGCATCGTTCGCCTGCACGTACGGCCGGGCGATCGCGTGAACGCGGGCCAGATTCTCGCGTCGGTGGAGGCGGACAAGGCCCCGCACGAGATCGCGGCGCCGGCGGAGGGCACGGTGGACGAGGTGCTCGCGTCGGAAGGAGACGTGCTCCGGGCCGGCCAACCGTTCCTACGGCTGCGGGATGTGCCCGCGACCGCCTCCACAGCTGCGCGCGGCGTCGTCGAAGTCCCGAGGCTGCGACGCCGAACCGGTCCCGCGGCCGCCGTGCACCCAGTGCGGCCGCCCGCGGGCGAGTCGCCCGTCATCCTTGCCGCGATCTGCCACGCGAACGGCTCGCGCGAGGTGACCAATGAGGAGCTCGTCGCGCGTCTGCCGGGCTGGAGCCCCGCCGACATTGTTCAGCGCACCGGCATCGCTCGGCGGTACTGGATCGGCCCCGGCGAAAACGCGCTGACGCTTGCGGTTGCCGCCTGCCGCCGTCTCTTCGAACAATTGAACATTTCCATCGCCGACGTGGATGCCATCATCTGCAGCACCGGCACGCCGCTCTCCACCACCCCCTCTCTCGCCTGCCGCATCCTGCGCGAGCTGAGCGCGAAGGGGACTTCCGCGGAGATTCAGGCTCACGACATCAACGCCGCCTGCACTGGCTACCTCTACGCGCTGCAACAGGTCTGGGACCTTCTGCAAATCCGGCCCGAGGCCCGCGTGTTGCTGGTCACCGCGGAGACGCTGTCGCCCATGCTCAATGCCGCCGATCCGAACACCCTGTTCCTGTTTGGCGATGCGGCCACCGCCTCACTGGTCTCCCGCCTCCCCTACCCCGGCCAAATGAATCTGCGTGTGCACCGCCCGGTGCTTTCCGCGATGGGCGAAGATGAGCGGGTGCTGTACGTGCCGGCAATGAATAGCGGCGAACACATCCAGATGGACGGCAAACGCGTCTTCCGCGTCGCGGTGCGCAAAATGATCGAAATGCTCGAGCGCGCGTGCGCGGAACAGGGCATCCGCGTGCAGGACCTGTCAATGATCGTGCCCCACCAGGCCAACGAACGCATCATCGAAGCGATCCAGAAGGCAATCGGCTTCCCCACCGAGAAGGTCTTCTTCTACATCCGCGACCACGGCAACACGTCTTCCAACACGATTCCGCTGGCGCTTGAGGCCCTGATCCCCGGCCGGCCAGCAGGCGAACGTATCGGATTGACCGCCTTCGGGGGCGGCTTCACGTTTGGCGCCGCTGTGCTCGAGCTGCTTGGCCCTTGAGAACTTCTTCCGCCCGCCAGCCCGCACGCCCTCCATCTGCAACAGCATTTCATCCCCCCAGCGATAACAGCTCTTACGATTGACCATTATGTAGTTGTAAAAGTCCGATGGACGGCGGACCGAAGTCGCCGACCGTTCTTGACTTGTCGCCATCTCAAGTTAGAATGAGCCCGTGGTCTCGCGGAGATGTGAGACCAGTAGATCCGATAACCGCAGGACGCGGCCAGCCGTAAGAGAAGGGATTTGTCATGACCACGAAGAAAGCGGCAACACCAAAGGTATCGAAGAAAAAGGCGGCAGCCGCCGCAACGGAAGCGACGAGCCCCACGCCACCGCCACGGCCCGCAGAGTCGTCCTCAGCGGCCCCTGCGAGTGCGGCGTTGACGCCCTCCGCTCCGGTCACAACCAAGGTCTCGAAAGAAGAGCGTCACCGCATGATCGCGGAGGCCGCCTATTACATCTCTCTGCGCCGCGGGCCTTCGAGCGACCCGATGAAGAACTGGCTCGAGGCTGAGGCGCAAATTGACGCGCAACTGAAGCGGGACGGCCGCCTCTGAAGACCAGCCCTAGGGCCAGCCAGTTGTTCTGATCACACTTGGGCTCCCCTCCCGGGAGCGCGGAGTGTTGTTTGCCACCCGGCTTGGCGGGCCGCCGCATCGCAATTAGACTGCCGGCGCCGGCTCCATGCCCTTGAATCGAGGCAGATCTGCGATGCGCCACTTCGACCTGACGCTCGGCACGCTGAGGGGTTGTCGACCACCGGCGGCGCGGGCGGCGATGACGGCATTGGTGCTGGCCTGCCGTCTGATGCCGGCGCAAGCGGCGGCTGTTGAGTCCCTCTCCGATCCCCGACACATCGCAAACGGCCGGCCGATCTTCAGTCTAGGCTATGCCGATCAGGCCTATGTGGTGCGGACTGACGACGGAGCCTGGCTGTGTGCGGTCACCACCGGCACGGGCCACGAGGGTGACCGGGGACAGACGATCATCGCAATGCGCAGCACCGACCGTGGTCGCACCTGGTCACCACCCGTTTTCCTTGAACCAACCAACGGACCTGAAGCCAGTTACGCGGTGCTTCTGAAAGTGCCCTCCGGGCGAATCTACTGCTTTTACAACCATAACACCGACAACGTACGCGAAGTGAAGCGGGAAGACGGCGGCGTGTTTCAACGCGTAGATTCGCTCGGCCACTACGTGTTCCGTTTCACCGATGATCACGGCCGGAGCTGGTCGCCACGTCGCTATGAAGTGCCGGTCCGAG
Above is a genomic segment from Kiritimatiellia bacterium containing:
- a CDS encoding DUF2934 domain-containing protein, whose translation is MTTKKAATPKVSKKKAAAAATEATSPTPPPRPAESSSAAPASAALTPSAPVTTKVSKEERHRMIAEAAYYISLRRGPSSDPMKNWLEAEAQIDAQLKRDGRL
- a CDS encoding beta-ketoacyl-ACP synthase 3; its protein translation is MATDDLTCWIQLYRHMVCARRIEALAADLARRGEISFHLGGDGHEGTAVLAPMLGPQDWLHPHYRDLALLLARGVPPAEFIHALFGSSQASSAGRDMPAFHSDPALHVLPMPTFVGNNALPAVGVAAEIVDRPDRPIVYCGLGDGGSQQGEVLEAIAEAVRRRLPVLFLVEDNGYALSTRTAGATWYDRPDGPASEFHGIPIVRADARDPVALERTLRPLIASLRQDRQPQIVIARCERLISHSNSDDQTVYRDEEDIRRARASGDPIASLREHLTRAGVSEARLAAEEQAVAAELAAAVDEARAAPPPAPAPARHPRADLPRVPPIEVRGEGPPTQSMLEALRDTLAELLAAHPEVSLYGQDIEDPKGDVFGVTRGLSTRFPGRVRNSPLAESTIVGTAVGRALAGGRPIVFLQFADFFPVAYNQLVAELAAIEWRTGGRYRVPVIVLAVAGGYRAGLGPYHAQSPEAPLAAMPGLDVLMPSTAADAAGLLRAAFDEARPTVLLYPKALLNDRQRGAPADVRAYVPVGRARRVRGGNDLTLVGWGNTVPLCEEAAAALADAGVQTEVLDLRSLVPWDREMVLASARRTGRLIVVHEAPPVCGLGAEILATVAEHSGTPVAMARITGPDSLPPFHEQLHRSVLPSLRRILEVAAPMLGLELSWERPHADPPGRLTVAATGSSPSDENIRIVRLHVRPGDRVNAGQILASVEADKAPHEIAAPAEGTVDEVLASEGDVLRAGQPFLRLRDVPATASTAARGVVEVPRLRRRTGPAAAVHPVRPPAGESPVILAAICHANGSREVTNEELVARLPGWSPADIVQRTGIARRYWIGPGENALTLAVAACRRLFEQLNISIADVDAIICSTGTPLSTTPSLACRILRELSAKGTSAEIQAHDINAACTGYLYALQQVWDLLQIRPEARVLLVTAETLSPMLNAADPNTLFLFGDAATASLVSRLPYPGQMNLRVHRPVLSAMGEDERVLYVPAMNSGEHIQMDGKRVFRVAVRKMIEMLERACAEQGIRVQDLSMIVPHQANERIIEAIQKAIGFPTEKVFFYIRDHGNTSSNTIPLALEALIPGRPAGERIGLTAFGGGFTFGAAVLELLGP